The genomic DNA TATTTTAAATTGGCAGTGAGTCAAAGATAGAAGAGAGGTGATCACATTCTTGTTCTTTGTTCATTTATTAAACtgtggtattaaaaaaaaaccaagcaTACTCCTAACCTGATGTGTCCCAAAGGCTGAGTTCAACACGCTGGTCTTCAAGCTCCAGACAGGCGGTGTAGTTTTCAAACACAGTGGGGACGTAAGTCTAGAaatggacaaaaagaaaaaggtttagGGAGTATTTATCACAAATCTACATGGaaatgtttaaagaaattcatcatttagagaaaaaaaagaataaatgacCATCTCCAGGGATTCGGTTAATGAGGCAACAGCAAAACGCATTacataattatataaaataaaagacaaacagagCTTTACATTTGTGAagcattgttatttttaaatgactaaaacaatCATTTTGGCAAAATTAGCAGTGATTAACttggcttttaaatcaattaagTGGTTCAGCAGCACTCAAACATATATCACCCATCATTCCCAATGTAAAGGTTTTTATCTAAACCTATGAAAATACAACATAATCAAACATCCTTTACTACACATGTATGCAAATTCAATAATGCCATGAGCTATAAGGCACCATGGGAGTTTTAGGACTAGGGtaaggagaggggagaggggaaaTTTGGTTGTTGCAGCAGCAGTACAAGGACAAAAATaagtgcaaataaataaaataataaataataaaaaggtagACCTATAGGctacaaaaacagaaactatACAAGAGAACcaaataaagacaacatgaagaggtaaagtgacagtggtgagcttaataataataataataataataataataataataataggcctCTAAGAATAAATAAGatcattatttaaatttaaattaagaaCTACTGGCATACGTGAAGTAGCTTAATATAGTCGAGGAAAACTCTTCCAATCAAGCCTTCTGGTCCATATGGGAGTATATGGGTAATATTTATTCTTCCTTGGTGTAGGAAATGAAAACCAAAATTAGCGGTAGCCTATATTTTAAATCCCAATCAACACGCATCTGAAAAGCAACTGTTGACGTAATTGTAACAGATATATTGTAGCGTTACCTCTGGATAGCAGTCCTTGGCCAGGACTTGTAGCATCGCGGTTTTACCGCATTGGACGTCCCCGACCAGCACGAGTTTACACCTCGCTACAAAAGGCTGCGGGAGTCTTCTTTCCTTCATGGTGCAGATGATTTAAACGGACAGACTAGCACGAAGAAATAAGAGTGGGAATAATAACGATAAAGTTCTGTAAATCCTCTCTGTAGTCGGCTGTGTTTCTGCTCTTCTTcctcagtcagtcagccagtcagtcagtcagtcagccagtgagtgagtgagtgagcgagGCAGAGCAGCAGTCAATGAGGGAATCACTGCGGAACTTTATATTGTCGCGCCAACCAATGAGTGCTGCGCAGTGCACGCGGTCTCATGTTTGGAGGTAATGGTGGATGGTGAGCTGCAGAGCCACAGCCGGGGTTTAAGAAATACTGACGTCCCCTCAATGCACCACGTAAACCACCCTGAACCTCTCATTTGTATTTCATACTAAGCAGATACTTAATGGCTAATCAAAGTAGAAATACAATAGTCCAAAAGTACTACATTACAAGTGAAAgtcctaaattaaaaatgtgatgtaaaagtacaaaagtggtATAATCAGCAACATGCAAAGCCCAAAAGTAGTGCTCCTTATGCAGAATGGCTCCTTTCAAAGCGTTGTTATAGAATATTACAGTATTCAGTTTTTATCACTAACAATACATGTAGGAGCATTataatgttgtaatttgttAATGTGGAGCCATTTTTAGATATGTTGTATAGGCCACTACTAGATAAGTAGTACAGTATTGCATCATATGTAAAAAGTAACTAGTATATATAGCGTGTCAAAGAAATGGTggagaaaaaaagtgtaatatttACCTCTGAAATGTAATGAATATGTGTCAACATCTCACTCACAGTacatgagtaaatgtatttagttacattccaccactagTAGTTGAAACCCACAAAATAGTAATTATGGCAGTAGTGGAATGTAAATAAGTACATCTACTCACACTGTAATAACTACAATTTTGAGATATTTGCACTTGACTGTTTACATTTTATACTACTTTACAGTACTTCTACTCCACCACATTTCAGAAGgaaatactttactttttactttctatTAAGTAAACACCATAGGAACCGGAAGGTGTGGGAACACAAGTGAACAGGGAATTTTGTCCTCTCATGTCCTCTCTGTGGAAAACCCCTAGTCATGGTATTAACATCTACTTTTGTTTGAGTATTGTGGGTGCATAATAGTCCCAAGAAGTCATCAGAAGAATTTCATCTGTTATCTGACTTGTGTCAATAGTGTGTGTGCTGGTCATATAGATAAACAAATGTTTTGGAGTTTTATGACCTCAAAGTCTTTTAGTATCTCAGTTCAGAGGTCGGAGCTTCATCATTTTGATCaaataaatggtaaaaaaatgtaaaggctGTGAAAAGGTTCAAAGGTGGACATTACACAGAAATTTAGctcaatgtgtgttttaatgtgattttgtgtgtgtttatccttCAGACCAACTGTGAGATACAGCAATGTGAGGATGCGTGCAATTATTTTTACATGAAACATATGAATGACTGTAAACGTACATATTTTTATATAGCACATAGCGCTGCCTCCCAACCCTGACTAGATGACAGATGGCTTCATCAATCTGAAGTATTATAGAGAATTCAAGAGTGCCAGCCATTTGGAGAGGAAGTGGAGCATGGCTAGTTGTGCAGAACAGCAATGGAAACAACTGTCACTGATGGCTCTTTGATGCATCAATGTACAGTGTGACACTCTGGATGGGGACATGAATTGCACCTGCTGCCTGGTACAGAGAATAACAAGGTAAACGATGTCCCTCTCTGTTTTGCTTCATTGGATTTCTATCTTTGTGTTCTCAAACGCATGTACACCACACTTAGAACATGCAACTACTTGCTCATAATACTTCACTCCCTTGTGCGCCATTCATTCCTTTTAGTGGTTTTACCATATCTctatcaggttttttttattttaaactcacTTAATAATTGTTTGCAGAATAAACCACCTTTAAACGCTGTCCCTTAACATTGGATAGACTAGAGGGGTGAGTtccacattttgggaaatactgaCTTTCTTGCTGAGCGTTTTCTGCCTTTTTGATAGCggctcttgggggggggggggggcatctatCCAACAACTGTTGGATAGATGGCCAACAAATTCTAAACAAACATTCATGGACCCCAGTGGATGTATCTGACTTTGTGAAACcttgactttttatttaacGCCACCACATTTGTGGTGTTGAGTGAAATTTCTCaacaactgttggatggattgccatgcaaTTTGGTACAAACATGCATGTCCCCATGAGGATAAATTCTAATAACTTTGGAGATCCGTTAACTTTTTAAATCAAGCATTGTAATCAATTTATTGTTAATTTGTCCAACACTTTGGTTTATTACAAATTACCTTTaaatcagcctcagctgtatgTGTTCAgggctaattagcaaatgtaagcatgctaacacactaaactaagatggtaacCATGGTAAACAATagacctgctaaacatcagcttGTTAAACCTGTAACATGTAAGCACGCTGATGCATTTAGTTAAAAGAGTCATGCTCACAGAGTCGCTAGCATGTCTGTAGACTTGTCatgtacagattaaacagaCAATGTACATGTTAATTACTCAATTTAAGTTCTAGTGTGGATGTTTTAGATTGTTGGAATGAGTTGTGCTGTTTATTTATGTTAGCTTTTCATCTCACTCTTGGAAAGAAAGTGAATATGCATATTTTCCAAAACCTTTCCTTTAAGAGCGTTCGctccatgttggctgagtcctgcagcagcgCAGGGTTCAAAATCCAACCTGCTATTACTCTCCATCTTTCCAGTCTATCCATTATCACCATgataaagtgaaaaagccccTAAAAAGCCAACAAAAAAGCACCTATTCTTTTAAGGATAATCTTACACAATGAGGACGTTCCTGATGATGGAGCAAATAGAGTTCAGACATTAGCACCATGAAACACAAAATTTGGTAACTAGTCACTGCAGACTGTGGTCGAGAGAATCTCTATGTGTCCCCAATGTTTTCCTCATGAAAGGGGACAACACTCAGGTCCTCTGATGCAGTGACTTTTATATAAACCCCAAACTATGACTCCTTCTGTAGGACTGAACACAATGACCTGCAGTGCTGGCCAACATGCCATGGCCACCTGATGTATGTCTGACCTAGATTTATCAGAGACACAGCTGAAAGTTACATTTTCACCCCTTGTTTCACCTTACACCCAACTCAATCCACTgccatttagtttagtttagtgtgtgtgtgtgggtgtgtgtgtgtgtgtgtgtgtgtgtgtgtgtgtgtgtgtctcagtggaTGTTCGTAAGCATTAAGTATCTGTTTTCTACTACTGTATGTAATGTGCATTAATTAGCATATGTACAGTGGTAGTGTCGGTAGACGGTAGAGACAGACGGTGTTAATCCCAAATCCATTTCAAATCATTTCTAAGAAAGGTCTAACCACATCCCCTATGGCTTTCAATGAAACAATTTGCATAATTCAAGTAAGACATGGTTGAAAGCTTTTGTATTATGTAAATAAGGATATGATTAAAGAATATTACCATAAAAACAAGTGCAATCATCAAGTGGAAATGTATTGGCATGCTTGTCTATTAATTGGTCTTGAACGTGGCACAATGCAGTGATGCTGCAAAGGAGAAAGTAATTCATTACCATTAATCTAGTTCACAGATATTTCACATACCGTAGCATATTATGCTAACAGAGCTGGGTAATTGCAATTGCGGAACGTAAGACTCACTGTCAGCATCTACACGTCTTACAACTGTGAAAAAGTAAACAGTTTAATAAGAAGGCATACGAATGGAGGATTCCTGGTTAGTTGATGTACtacaaaatatatgaatatattgattttatttcttaaaagcTTCATATTCACAAGATGTTGGTAATGTATGATGTAATAGGAGGATTTATTACATTTGCTGGCAGCTgcactgtatttaaaaaagtttgCATTGTGTCAAATTTCtattttgtttgaaataaagaaaaaaagaaaggaatggAAGGAAATTACAGAGAGCCgttttaatgaaaacattggaaaagtcAGGAGATGAGATGagacagaatgaaaaaaaaactgttgagcAACTCATTTATAATGTACAGCCACATTGCAATGGCTGACCGTTATTTAATATCAGAAGTACAATAAACGATGAGAGTTCTTATCACTGCACAGCCCTTAACCTTCTGTGCTTAAAGCGCCACTTTAGTCCAATGAGTTTGAGACTAGTTAGTATGTAAATACAAGTGTGTCTGACTAAAGAGAGAATGACATTAGAGAAATCTATCCGAAACAAAAGAGGACAGTTGTGTGAAAACACAAGCACATCTCGACCCTGCATCCCAGGCTATCTCTAAAACAAGGGCAAGtgtcctttttgttttaaacctCTTTCCTGAGAGTAtctgtgtatatgcattaatttttcattttgactGTTTCCATAGGCTTTCTGTAAGAAAATAAATGTCCATAGTGTTTCAGTAGGCTACCAATTATCTGCCATGATCAAAATTACTACTGCGTTCCCTGAAATGGGGCTCTGGGTGGAAACCGTGTAAAATTTCTCATGAAACTGTACTGCCCTCTAAAggataagaaagaaatgaaaatctAAACATAGTCATGAAATCACAACCCATTCAACAGGATTCAGTAATCGCTTTGTTGCTGGAGTGATTATAGAACACTTTTCTTTCGTACATTGCATTATTTCATCTATTTTCGCTTTAgctatttattaatttatttcacGTTTTGCAACAGAGTCAAATGACTACACGTCCCATGATCCTCTGTTCACCCGATGACACTTCCGCCTTCACTTCCGTTGAAGGATGAATATTACAAGGTGGGGACAAGCTTTGAGAACATCAACAAACGAAGCCTATTACATGGCGCCACAGTCAAGTTAAACTCTTTCGCAACTAACTGCCTTAACCTTTTCTCCAACAAGGAAGATAATTGGGGAAAATATCGATTACTTAGAATACAATTTTCGAGTTTCGTTGACGTCATTGTATCATCCTTGTCTCATTGGTTCTTTCCTCCGCTTAAGAGTTTTCCCGCGCTACACTCGGTGTAGCTAAGACACCGAACACACCAAACTGTCAGTCTGTAGCAAGCCTCTTGCTGACAATTTAACGTAATTTTACAACAATACCGTAGCTGTTTCTACGTTGTCACTAATGTCGTCCTCAAATTATGACTCGGCCTGTTTACCGGACTTATTACCGCTGTATTACCGACGCCTGTTCCCCTTCTCCCAGTATTATCGCTGGCTGAACTATGGAGGAGGTGAGTAAAGTTAGGCCTACAGACCGGGAAAGCCAGCAAAAAGCAACGTTAGCAAGTCATGTTAACCAATGTTATTGGCGGTTTAGCTGCCTGTATGTATTAATGACATACCTGCCTGTTCAACACGGTGTCACGTATTCCTTCCCATGCCTCATAGTTAAAGAGTCAACGACACTGTCGGGTGCTAATGTATTATTTTTGCGTCTACAACCTCAGTGCAGAAGAACTACTTTCAGAACCGAGAGTTCTCCTTCACACTCAAAGATGACATCTATGTCCGCTACCAGTCTTTCAGCACCCAGACCGAGCTGGAGAaggaaatgcagaaaatgaaccCTTACAAGATTGACATTGGAGCCATATACAGTCACAGGGTGAGACTGCTTACGTctacttttgctttttttttactttacctgtttttttgtgtaattgcAGACATACTATTTTTGTGTGAGCATCAAACAGGCAGAGTCAAGTTCCCTGTATGTGTTTACGATTATCTGGCCATTAAAACCGATTCTGATTCTGACCCACAGCCCAATCAGCACAACACAGTGAAGTCCGGGAGCTTCCAGGCCCTGGAGAAGGAGCTTGTGTTTGATATTGATATGACAGATTATGATGATGTCAGAAGCTGTTGCAGGTGAACTGATGATGGGGTTGATCTTGTTTAATTCATAATATCATGTCACATCATAGAGATAACACAAACTCTCATTTTAGTGCTGCAGACATTTGCTGCAAGTGCTGGACCCTGATGACCATCGCCATTCACATCCTGGATAGAGCTCTTCGAGGTTTGTTTGTCATTGATTTTGTGTCATGTTATCTTTGATTTTTAGCAGACTTAgcattaggcctgcacgattcagggaaaaatacaaatttcCAATTTCCaaatgcttttttgtttttttttgtcacgacaaaacaaattggcagtaccgaaccaaggttattatagttttgcattttttaattagttttattttgttttgactttttgttttcaaattcagtttagtttgttTTCAATGTATTGAACAATCAATCTGActacaaaaattaaaagttataaCATTATTTCTATTAAATATCAAACGCTGCACACAACAGAGCACAAGACATCAAATGATCTCCTACCCGATTGTGGGCAAATCGAAGTTATTTagaaattaaatcgtgaacagggtgaatcgagattgtgattttataacgattaatcgtgcaggcctactttgCATCAAACACTTATTTTCGATGAATGTGATCTTCTAGAGGACTTTGGGTTCCAGCACCTGCTGTGGGTTTATTCTGGCAGAAGAGGAGTGCATTGCTGGGTGTGTGATGAAGCTGCCAGGAAGCTCTCTGTAGCAGCACGCTCTGCAGTTGCAGAATACCTCAGCCTGGTTAAGGTAACAGTTTTTATTAGATGATTAGAACATATGTATTTATTAGCAGGGTGTTGTGTTCAGcattgtgtgtttcagtgtgtttctctcaggtaaattagTACAATAAATTGTCCATTTTATCTCAGGTATGATTAGGGCCCGGGCAGGCTTCATAGAGCACTAGTCTAGCGCACGTGACAAAAGTTTTGATAATTTACCGGTCAACTATTATTGGTCTGTTATATTTAACAGATATATTTGGGCATGAGTAGTACAGTTATTGGTTGTAGCAGGAAATTATTCACTGAAGCAGATTTGTAAAGATGGATTGATAAGTTAATCaacagaaaataatcagcaacaattttaataattaatcattGTAGTCATTTTGTaagcaaaaatacaaaaccaATTTCTTTGTGCCAGCTTTTCAATTGTGAGGATCTGatacttttttcataatatgtgataaactgaatatctttaggTTTTGGACATTTGGTTGCATACAAATAACTATATGAATACATCACCTTGGGCTGTAAGAAATTAAAACttcactttttttcccttcaatTTTATAGACCAAgctattgattgattttatgcTAAAATTAtagtaaaatgaaacattgctAGTTGCAGGCCTACACGGAACATAAGAATATTCCtaagttttcttttccttcagcTAGATATGATTCATCTGTATAAAACCAATTagttaatgtttttgatgttctATTCACTGCTGTTTATATAGGGAGGTGATGAGATGCTGAAGAAAGTTGTGCTCACAGATCCAATTCATCCTTTTATCAGGTAAGATTCAGACTATTTTATTAGTGAAGCTCCGTATGAAGCTTTAACTGTTCAGTTATGATATTTACGTCTAATTGCACTGACTGTTATTGAGGTCTATGCCTTTGATGGATGTTTAAGAGTCTGTGATCTCAACAGAGAGTCTTTGGCGGTGGTGGAGCGATACTTCCCTCGGTACGCACTACAGGAACAGGACATACTGGGACGCAAGGAAT from Etheostoma spectabile isolate EspeVRDwgs_2016 chromosome 7, UIUC_Espe_1.0, whole genome shotgun sequence includes the following:
- the prim1 gene encoding DNA primase small subunit; the encoded protein is MSSSNYDSACLPDLLPLYYRRLFPFSQYYRWLNYGGVQKNYFQNREFSFTLKDDIYVRYQSFSTQTELEKEMQKMNPYKIDIGAIYSHRPNQHNTVKSGSFQALEKELVFDIDMTDYDDVRSCCSAADICCKCWTLMTIAIHILDRALREDFGFQHLLWVYSGRRGVHCWVCDEAARKLSVAARSAVAEYLSLVKGGDEMLKKVVLTDPIHPFIRESLAVVERYFPRYALQEQDILGRKESVNKVLALMPEDVRKELQQDFQNEKKPENRWKLVKEQAKRKQGTAKKGQYFEKEIMLQYCYPRLDVNVSKGVNHLLKSPFSVHPKTGRISVPMDLKELETFDPFAVPTISQICEELDRPRTGEEEEKPEDTKEKENEKDAAERRKIRDYKRTSLAKYVKYFDQFLDKMARSWKGELLKKSDLQKDF